From Nitratidesulfovibrio vulgaris str. Hildenborough, a single genomic window includes:
- a CDS encoding PqiC family protein — MRNSRTGLAAALVLVCAVASSGCGGAQAPTRYYSLLAEAGQRPSAAPTEKTLSVSVGPVIIPDILKQTRIATSKGDGSYNLSEYHRWSGDVDRDIARALAEHLGRGLGTEQVFVFPWDQAGAPAYRVLADVISMGGNPDGEATLHVRWTVVPRSGAAEPVTRRTDLSEKCPGPDHADWVAAQQRNVEHLAAAIAATILDLHGQGT, encoded by the coding sequence ATGAGAAATAGCAGAACCGGTCTGGCCGCGGCGCTGGTACTCGTCTGTGCCGTGGCATCGTCAGGCTGCGGCGGCGCGCAAGCACCGACACGATACTACTCCCTCCTTGCAGAGGCTGGGCAACGCCCGTCTGCAGCGCCGACGGAGAAGACGCTCTCCGTCAGCGTCGGGCCCGTCATCATTCCCGACATCCTGAAGCAGACACGCATCGCCACCAGCAAGGGGGACGGAAGCTACAACCTGTCAGAGTACCACCGCTGGAGCGGAGACGTGGACAGGGATATCGCCCGGGCGCTGGCTGAACACCTAGGCAGGGGACTCGGCACGGAACAGGTCTTCGTGTTCCCCTGGGATCAGGCTGGCGCGCCCGCGTACAGGGTCCTTGCGGATGTCATCTCCATGGGGGGAAATCCCGACGGTGAGGCGACCCTGCACGTGCGCTGGACTGTCGTGCCGCGGTCGGGCGCAGCGGAACCCGTCACCCGCCGTACGGACCTCAGCGAGAAATGCCCCGGCCCGGACCATGCGGACTGGGTCGCAGCCCAGCAACGTAACGTGGAACATCTGGCTGCGGCGATAGCCGCCACGATTCTGGACCTGCACGGGCAAGGCACCTAG
- the glpK gene encoding glycerol kinase GlpK: protein MSNYVLALDQGTTSSRAILFTREGDIKQISQKEFTQIYPQPGWVEHNANEIFDTQSWVMRECLQEAGIGAADVVAAGITNQRETTVVWDKATGAPVYNAIVWQDRRTAGFCDELKARGLADVFRKKTGLVLDAYFSGTKVRWILDNVPGARAKAEKGELLFGTIDTWLIWNLTKGKAHVTDSSNASRTLMFNINTGAWDDELLGILDVPRSMLPRVTGSSEVVGDIHPEFLGKAIPIAGNAGDQQAATYGNACLKPGMAKNTYGTGCFMLMNTGTEVRSSQNNLLSTVAWTTPSGRFYALEGSVFIAGAVVQWLRDGLGIIKAAPEVEQLALSVPDNGGVYLVPAFAGLGAPHWDQYARGTMVGITRGATKAHIARAALESIALQTLDIMDCMQKDSGIKLAALRADGGATRNNLLMQFQADVLGVPVERPKVTETTALGAAYLAGLATGFWKSEDEIATMWQLDRRFEPNMSDDKRQHLVYEWQRAVERAKAWVEA, encoded by the coding sequence ATGAGCAACTACGTCCTCGCCCTCGACCAGGGCACCACCAGCTCCCGCGCCATCCTCTTCACGCGCGAAGGTGACATCAAGCAGATTTCGCAGAAGGAATTCACCCAGATTTACCCCCAGCCGGGCTGGGTGGAGCACAACGCCAACGAGATATTCGACACCCAGTCGTGGGTCATGCGCGAGTGCCTGCAAGAGGCCGGCATCGGTGCCGCGGACGTCGTGGCCGCGGGCATCACCAACCAGCGTGAGACGACCGTGGTGTGGGACAAGGCCACCGGCGCCCCCGTCTACAACGCCATCGTGTGGCAAGACCGCCGCACCGCAGGCTTCTGCGACGAACTCAAGGCCCGCGGCCTCGCCGACGTGTTCCGCAAGAAGACCGGCCTCGTGCTCGATGCGTACTTCTCCGGCACCAAGGTGCGCTGGATACTCGACAACGTGCCGGGAGCCCGCGCCAAGGCCGAAAAGGGCGAATTGCTGTTCGGCACCATCGACACATGGCTCATCTGGAACCTCACCAAGGGCAAGGCGCACGTCACCGACTCGTCCAACGCCAGCCGTACCCTCATGTTCAACATCAACACGGGCGCGTGGGATGACGAGCTTCTGGGCATCCTCGACGTTCCGCGCTCCATGCTGCCCCGCGTGACCGGTTCGTCCGAGGTCGTGGGTGACATCCACCCAGAATTCCTCGGCAAGGCCATTCCCATCGCCGGCAATGCGGGCGACCAGCAGGCCGCCACCTACGGCAACGCCTGCCTCAAGCCCGGCATGGCCAAGAACACCTACGGCACCGGCTGCTTCATGCTCATGAACACCGGCACCGAAGTCCGTTCCAGCCAGAACAACCTGCTGAGCACCGTGGCATGGACGACCCCCTCGGGACGTTTCTACGCCCTGGAAGGCAGCGTGTTCATCGCAGGCGCAGTGGTACAGTGGCTGCGTGACGGTCTCGGCATCATCAAGGCCGCCCCCGAAGTGGAACAACTGGCCCTGAGCGTCCCCGACAACGGCGGCGTCTACCTCGTGCCCGCCTTCGCGGGACTGGGTGCCCCCCACTGGGACCAGTACGCCCGTGGCACCATGGTCGGCATCACCCGCGGCGCGACGAAGGCCCACATCGCACGTGCCGCGCTCGAGTCCATCGCCTTGCAGACCCTCGACATCATGGACTGCATGCAGAAGGACTCGGGCATCAAGCTGGCCGCACTGCGCGCTGACGGCGGCGCCACCCGCAACAACCTGCTGATGCAGTTCCAGGCCGACGTTCTCGGCGTGCCCGTCGAGCGTCCCAAGGTCACTGAGACCACGGCCCTCGGCGCAGCCTACCTCGCGGGTCTCGCCACCGGATTCTGGAAGAGCGAAGACGAGATAGCCACCATGTGGCAACTCGACCGCCGCTTCGAGCCCAACATGTCCGACGACAAGCGCCAGCACCTCGTCTACGAATGGCAGCGTGCCGTAGAACGCGCCAAGGCGTGGGTCGAGGCATAG
- a CDS encoding NAD(P)H-dependent oxidoreductase has protein sequence MQKKILDAFLFRHAAKDFDAARIIPEPVFATILQAGRLSPSSFGFEPWRFLVVQDAALRAKLHAFTWGGQKQIPNCSHLVVYLARKGMDTRADSDYVRDFVDRVQALPADVQKMKLERYEAFQKDDFNLWGDERALFDWACKQVYIALGNMMTVAALLGVDSCPMEGFQQQRIDEVLASDFGIDQSQYGVACMAAFGYRVADPRPKTRQALHDVVQWF, from the coding sequence ATGCAGAAGAAGATTCTCGATGCCTTTCTGTTCAGGCATGCCGCAAAGGACTTCGATGCGGCGCGTATCATTCCGGAACCGGTGTTCGCCACCATACTTCAGGCGGGCCGCCTCTCGCCCAGTTCTTTCGGCTTTGAGCCCTGGCGGTTCCTCGTGGTGCAGGATGCCGCGCTCCGTGCGAAACTGCACGCCTTCACATGGGGCGGGCAGAAGCAGATACCCAACTGCAGCCACCTTGTGGTGTACCTTGCGCGAAAAGGCATGGATACGCGTGCAGATAGCGACTATGTGCGCGATTTCGTCGACAGGGTTCAGGCTCTGCCCGCCGATGTCCAGAAGATGAAACTCGAACGCTATGAAGCCTTCCAGAAGGATGACTTCAACCTGTGGGGAGATGAGCGCGCCCTTTTCGACTGGGCGTGCAAGCAGGTCTACATCGCCCTCGGAAACATGATGACGGTTGCCGCCTTGCTCGGTGTCGACAGCTGCCCCATGGAAGGTTTCCAGCAGCAACGCATCGACGAGGTCCTCGCCAGCGACTTCGGCATCGACCAGTCGCAGTACGGCGTGGCGTGCATGGCGGCATTCGGCTACCGGGTTGCGGACCCGAGGCCCAAGACGCGGCAGGCATTGCACGACGTGGTGCAGTGGTTCTGA
- a CDS encoding paraquat-inducible protein A, giving the protein MKSLPTSAKSLGLLQCHDCHLLIRSEDIPAHHAHCPRCGAPLHFRKPDSIARTWALLLAASIMYIPANLLPMTVTTAVGAVQTDTIMSGVIYFIHSGSWEIAAVIFIASIFVPLVKLAILVFLLVSVQRRSKWRPRDRTVLYRITELVGRWSMVDVYVVTILVALVKLGAVASIEAGPAAVYFASVVVLTMLAAESFDPRIIWDVIEDHHDR; this is encoded by the coding sequence ATGAAGAGCCTTCCGACATCCGCGAAATCACTCGGGCTGTTGCAGTGCCATGACTGCCATCTGCTCATCCGGTCCGAAGACATCCCTGCGCACCATGCCCATTGCCCCCGATGCGGTGCACCTCTGCACTTCCGCAAACCGGACAGTATCGCGCGCACATGGGCTCTGCTGCTGGCTGCTTCCATCATGTACATCCCGGCGAACCTGCTCCCCATGACCGTCACGACCGCCGTGGGTGCGGTGCAGACCGACACCATCATGAGCGGCGTCATCTATTTCATTCACAGCGGCTCATGGGAGATAGCGGCCGTCATCTTCATCGCCAGCATCTTCGTGCCACTGGTCAAGCTGGCCATTCTCGTATTCCTGCTCGTGAGCGTACAACGCCGCTCGAAATGGCGCCCTCGCGACCGCACCGTGCTGTACCGCATCACGGAACTGGTCGGGCGCTGGTCCATGGTTGACGTCTATGTGGTCACCATTCTGGTGGCACTGGTCAAACTTGGAGCGGTGGCCAGCATCGAAGCCGGCCCGGCTGCCGTCTATTTCGCATCTGTCGTGGTGCTGACCATGCTCGCGGCGGAGAGTTTCGATCCACGTATCATCTGGGATGTCATCGAGGACCACCATGACCGATAA
- a CDS encoding PqiB family protein encodes MTDNDSTEQYATPATVKSKNRLSTVWIIPIVALIIGGWLAIKAYSEKGPVISISFATAEGLEAGKTKIRFKDVEVGQVNEIRLGDDLKHVVVTAELSKDLSRFLNDKTRFWVSRAQIRGGTASGLDTLLSGAYIGVDPGLGGNQTHDFVGLEVPPIVTTDQPGRHFKLRSQQRGSLSIGMPVYYRQIQVGQVVSYGFDDDGNSVAVQIFIEAPHHTKITENTRFWNASGLDMSLTAQGLKIDTQSLTSIVSGGLAFDVPEGTPPGKEADENTVFDLYPDHDSINRQTYSFRKDWLIYFDQSVRGLSVGAPVELYGIKIGEVRKIDLIYDMVRKDIRVPVIVSIEPERISDMLKAVPNPESTKGEPILKWFVEDRNMRAQLKTGNLLTGQLLVDFGFHPREPKVKLAFENGYAVVPSIPGSLEQIQDSIAHITRNLEKVPFDKIGTRIDTLLKETTVVVKESGRFANRLNNETTPLLQSNLIALQKTLEDLQGTLGKNSAFNYNTQKTLEELTQTLRALRELTTAIDRHPQSLLFGKGEPHNEK; translated from the coding sequence ATGACCGATAACGACTCGACAGAGCAGTACGCGACTCCGGCTACCGTCAAAAGCAAGAACAGGCTGTCCACGGTCTGGATCATACCCATTGTGGCCCTGATCATCGGCGGATGGCTCGCCATCAAGGCCTACTCTGAGAAGGGCCCTGTCATCAGCATTTCATTTGCCACGGCCGAAGGGCTTGAGGCAGGCAAGACCAAGATCAGATTCAAGGATGTCGAGGTAGGACAGGTCAACGAGATACGCCTTGGCGACGACCTCAAGCATGTCGTCGTAACGGCTGAACTCTCGAAGGACCTTTCCAGATTCCTGAACGACAAGACACGGTTCTGGGTCTCGCGGGCACAAATCCGGGGCGGCACGGCTTCCGGACTCGACACGTTGCTCTCGGGTGCCTACATCGGCGTAGACCCCGGTCTTGGCGGAAATCAGACACACGACTTCGTGGGACTCGAGGTCCCCCCCATCGTCACCACCGACCAGCCCGGTCGCCATTTCAAGCTCCGTTCCCAGCAACGGGGGTCTTTGAGCATCGGCATGCCCGTGTACTATCGCCAGATTCAGGTCGGGCAGGTGGTCAGCTACGGGTTTGACGACGATGGCAACTCCGTCGCGGTCCAGATATTCATCGAAGCCCCGCATCACACCAAGATCACAGAGAACACACGATTCTGGAATGCCAGCGGCCTTGACATGTCCCTCACCGCTCAAGGGCTCAAGATAGACACCCAGTCGCTTACCTCCATCGTCTCCGGCGGGCTGGCTTTCGATGTCCCCGAGGGTACTCCCCCCGGCAAGGAGGCTGACGAGAACACCGTCTTCGACCTGTACCCCGACCATGACAGCATCAATCGGCAGACCTACTCATTCCGCAAGGACTGGCTCATCTATTTCGACCAGTCCGTCCGGGGGCTCAGCGTCGGCGCACCTGTCGAACTCTATGGCATCAAGATTGGCGAGGTGAGAAAGATCGACCTCATCTACGACATGGTCCGCAAGGACATCCGCGTCCCGGTCATCGTCTCCATCGAACCCGAGCGCATCTCGGACATGCTGAAGGCCGTACCCAATCCGGAATCCACGAAGGGAGAGCCTATCCTCAAATGGTTCGTGGAAGACCGCAATATGAGGGCGCAACTCAAGACCGGCAACCTGCTGACCGGACAGCTTCTGGTCGACTTCGGATTCCACCCGCGTGAACCCAAGGTCAAACTGGCCTTTGAAAACGGTTACGCGGTCGTCCCGAGCATACCGGGCTCTCTCGAGCAGATTCAGGACAGTATCGCGCACATCACGCGCAACCTCGAAAAGGTGCCGTTCGACAAGATAGGAACGCGTATTGACACTCTGCTCAAAGAGACCACCGTTGTCGTCAAGGAGAGCGGACGTTTTGCCAACCGCCTCAACAACGAGACAACACCGCTTCTGCAAAGCAACCTCATCGCACTTCAGAAGACGCTCGAGGACCTGCAGGGAACCCTCGGCAAGAATTCAGCCTTCAATTACAACACGCAGAAGACTCTTGAAGAGTTGACGCAGACCTTGAGGGCCTTGCGCGAGTTGACCACTGCCATCGACCGTCATCCACAGTCGCTCCTGTTCGGGAAAGGAGAGCCCCACAATGAGAAATAG
- a CDS encoding MIP/aquaporin family protein gives MKEISLGKEMLSEFMGTMVLIIFGAGNVAMTVLFGKTLNITWDNITFGWGLAVLLGIMAGLPSGAHINPAVSLALAATGRFPWRKVLPYSVAQVAGGFAGAAIVFLDFKAKWLGVDPQLASTAGIFCTFPAITTSYLPGFIDQIIGTAVLMFGILAIGDFAGKNNVGWMGPVLVAALIVAIGMSLGAMHGYAINPARDFGPRFFALVAGFTQPNLMEPGIVLVPIVGPIIGGPLGAFIYDWTTGAVNKAQG, from the coding sequence ATGAAGGAGATTTCGCTGGGCAAAGAGATGCTGTCCGAATTCATGGGCACCATGGTGCTCATCATCTTCGGTGCAGGCAACGTGGCCATGACCGTTCTGTTCGGCAAGACCCTCAACATCACATGGGACAACATCACCTTCGGCTGGGGTCTCGCCGTGCTGCTGGGCATCATGGCAGGTCTGCCTTCGGGGGCGCACATCAACCCCGCCGTCAGTCTGGCCCTCGCGGCGACGGGCCGTTTCCCGTGGCGCAAGGTGCTGCCCTATTCGGTGGCGCAGGTCGCAGGCGGCTTCGCCGGTGCGGCCATCGTCTTTCTCGACTTCAAGGCCAAATGGCTTGGTGTTGACCCGCAGCTTGCCAGCACCGCTGGCATCTTCTGCACCTTCCCTGCCATAACCACATCGTATCTTCCCGGATTCATAGACCAGATCATCGGCACTGCCGTTCTCATGTTCGGCATCCTCGCCATCGGCGACTTCGCAGGCAAGAACAACGTTGGCTGGATGGGGCCGGTCCTCGTGGCTGCGCTCATCGTCGCCATCGGCATGAGCCTCGGGGCCATGCACGGTTACGCCATCAACCCCGCCCGTGACTTCGGCCCCCGCTTCTTCGCGCTGGTTGCCGGGTTCACGCAACCCAACCTGATGGAACCCGGCATCGTGCTCGTCCCCATCGTCGGGCCCATCATCGGCGGCCCCCTTGGCGCCTTCATCTACGACTGGACCACCGGTGCCGTGAACAAGGCTCAGGGCTGA
- a CDS encoding NAD(P)H-dependent oxidoreductase encodes MSHVLIINGHEPYPRSPGRLNSHLVEVARSVLVGMGHSVEVVATNGDYDIDAEVDRHVRADTVIVQSPVNWMGFPWSCKRYMDYVYLAGMDGRLCTGDGRSRSDPARQYGSGGTCGGKTYMLSLTFNAPPEAFGDAGQYLFQGRTVDDLFFPAHMNFRFLGMTGLPTFVSYDVIKNPDVARDVARYEAHLASAFGMAATSGA; translated from the coding sequence ATGTCGCATGTTCTGATCATCAACGGACACGAGCCGTACCCGAGGTCGCCGGGACGCCTGAACAGCCATCTCGTGGAAGTGGCACGCAGCGTTCTTGTCGGCATGGGGCATAGCGTCGAGGTCGTCGCGACGAATGGCGACTACGACATAGACGCCGAGGTGGACAGGCACGTACGTGCCGACACGGTCATCGTACAGTCCCCTGTGAACTGGATGGGTTTCCCGTGGAGTTGCAAACGGTACATGGACTACGTCTACCTTGCCGGTATGGACGGACGGCTGTGCACCGGCGATGGCAGGTCGCGGAGCGACCCCGCAAGGCAATATGGCTCAGGGGGAACATGTGGCGGCAAGACATACATGCTCTCACTGACGTTCAATGCCCCGCCCGAAGCCTTTGGCGATGCCGGACAGTACCTGTTTCAGGGCAGGACCGTGGATGACCTCTTCTTCCCGGCGCACATGAATTTCAGGTTTCTCGGCATGACCGGGCTGCCAACGTTCGTCAGCTACGATGTGATCAAGAATCCCGATGTGGCACGTGACGTGGCGCGCTATGAGGCGCATCTTGCCTCCGCGTTCGGCATGGCGGCGACTTCCGGCGCGTGA
- a CDS encoding sugar-binding transcriptional regulator: MERAQHDHALLSRIAWAYYVNGMTQSDIASWLGTSRVRVNRMLQVCRDEGYVQIMVHSGKAACFEAEKAMEDRFGLRRAIVIPTPPTPRQLNRNLGHAAGYYLAGILKNGTSVGMGYAAAASIPRKPAEHLTVVSLYGGLPHSIVINPYEIVTTIARRVQAEQTFYIAAPMFAPTPETCRLLKSQALFKAVYARALQVDVALIGLGELAPDATNVQLGAISHDDVESLERAGAVGEVFGTFVDAEGVPVLHPRNECFMGPDLEEVRAIPHSIAAAGGVKKTGIIRAALSGGFIDVLVTDEETATRLLAQHTEAQA, encoded by the coding sequence ATGGAAAGAGCACAGCATGACCATGCACTTCTGTCACGTATCGCATGGGCCTACTATGTGAACGGGATGACACAGTCCGACATCGCTTCGTGGCTTGGAACCAGTCGCGTTCGTGTCAACAGGATGCTACAGGTCTGCCGTGACGAAGGCTATGTCCAGATCATGGTACACAGTGGCAAGGCCGCCTGTTTCGAGGCTGAAAAGGCCATGGAAGACAGATTCGGACTTCGCCGCGCCATCGTCATCCCCACTCCGCCCACCCCCCGACAATTGAACCGCAATCTGGGACATGCCGCAGGATACTATCTGGCGGGCATTCTCAAGAACGGAACCTCGGTCGGCATGGGTTACGCGGCTGCCGCATCCATCCCCCGCAAACCCGCCGAACATCTCACCGTCGTATCCCTTTACGGCGGCCTTCCGCACAGCATCGTCATCAACCCCTACGAAATCGTCACCACCATCGCCCGACGGGTACAGGCCGAGCAGACGTTCTACATCGCCGCCCCCATGTTCGCCCCCACCCCAGAGACCTGCCGTCTTCTCAAGTCGCAGGCGCTGTTCAAGGCGGTCTACGCGCGGGCGCTTCAGGTGGATGTGGCCCTCATCGGCCTTGGCGAACTGGCACCCGACGCCACCAACGTACAACTGGGGGCCATCAGCCATGACGATGTAGAATCGCTGGAACGTGCAGGTGCCGTGGGCGAGGTGTTCGGCACGTTCGTCGATGCCGAAGGCGTCCCCGTTCTCCATCCCCGCAACGAGTGCTTCATGGGGCCCGACCTCGAAGAGGTACGAGCCATACCCCATTCCATTGCCGCAGCAGGCGGCGTCAAGAAGACCGGCATCATCAGGGCCGCTCTTTCAGGCGGATTCATCGACGTCCTTGTCACCGATGAGGAGACCGCCACGCGGCTTCTCGCACAACATACGGAGGCGCAGGCATGA
- a CDS encoding META domain-containing protein, with amino-acid sequence MKRLAFLLALSLFGLTACGGGPRPTAQPAPPPADTMQLAGEGTGIVTLAPPAPAQPSSPIVEQDLTDGATAQPPQRQATASTTAVAHEAPKTAELKGTYWRLATLSGVAITRYPNQPEPHLILQADGRTAGSDGCNRFFGTYSLSGDGLSFSQGGTSLMACPEGVAQAAVYMGALRMTRAYRLQGNTLELMADGKTLATFEAASPR; translated from the coding sequence ATGAAACGACTCGCCTTCCTGCTCGCCCTATCGCTCTTCGGTCTCACCGCCTGCGGAGGCGGGCCGAGACCCACAGCCCAGCCAGCCCCGCCCCCCGCCGACACCATGCAACTGGCCGGTGAAGGCACGGGCATCGTCACGTTGGCCCCCCCCGCACCGGCGCAACCCTCAAGCCCCATCGTCGAGCAAGACCTCACGGACGGGGCAACGGCACAGCCGCCCCAGCGACAGGCCACAGCCAGCACCACTGCGGTAGCCCATGAGGCTCCGAAGACCGCCGAACTCAAGGGAACATACTGGCGTCTTGCTACGCTTTCGGGTGTCGCCATCACCCGTTATCCCAACCAGCCAGAACCTCACCTCATCCTTCAGGCTGACGGACGCACGGCCGGGTCGGACGGGTGCAACCGCTTTTTCGGCACCTACAGCCTGTCTGGCGACGGCCTGTCTTTCAGCCAGGGGGGCACCAGCCTCATGGCCTGTCCCGAGGGCGTGGCACAGGCAGCCGTCTACATGGGAGCACTGCGCATGACCCGCGCCTATCGCCTGCAGGGCAACACGCTTGAGCTCATGGCTGACGGCAAAACGCTCGCCACCTTCGAGGCGGCCTCTCCCCGCTGA
- a CDS encoding glycerol-3-phosphate dehydrogenase/oxidase, whose translation MSRRQILERLQADKTFDLLIVGGGATGCGVALDAATRGLDVALVERDDFAQGTSSKSTKLVHGGVRYLEKAILKADKEQFALVHEGLRERGYLLRNAPHLAHPVQLMTPVDSWKDAGYLFAGLTMYDLLAGRLGLGHSRFVTRSKAQRLFPTLRLGKAKGAVLYYDGQFNDARMAVTLARTAALHGATCANHVEVIDLVRENGRLCGAVLRDVNSGETWQVRARGIINATGPFSDGLRRMDDQNACDILKVSSGIHLVIDPGHTPPHLGLMVPRTDDGRVLFMIPWQGHVVFGTTDEPVDISRDPVPTQEDIDYLLNYAGRYLSRPLSRDDVRAAWCGLRPLVFEADKSCTQELARTHVIEVSPGGLLTITGGKWTSYRRMAEDTIDRADAAFELGLQRPCVTRDLRVIGSRGFVRGAHAEMARDFGVDPALARGLFELHGDETPLILTLAREEGLMDRLHPAHNYIGAQVAFAVRHEMAVHLTDVMVRRLPLGLVDVQHTLEASAPAADIMAQELGWDAATRQREMEALAAYLAAWRPAPDAATT comes from the coding sequence ATGAGCAGACGACAGATTCTGGAACGCCTGCAGGCCGACAAGACGTTCGACCTGCTCATTGTCGGAGGCGGGGCCACCGGCTGTGGCGTCGCCCTCGACGCGGCCACGCGCGGACTGGACGTGGCACTGGTGGAGAGGGACGACTTCGCGCAAGGCACCAGCAGCAAGAGCACCAAACTCGTCCACGGGGGTGTGCGCTACCTTGAGAAGGCCATCCTCAAGGCAGACAAGGAACAGTTCGCACTCGTGCACGAGGGTCTTCGCGAACGGGGCTACCTCTTGCGCAACGCGCCCCACCTCGCCCACCCCGTGCAACTCATGACGCCGGTCGATTCGTGGAAGGACGCGGGCTACCTCTTTGCGGGCCTCACCATGTACGACCTGCTGGCAGGTCGCCTCGGACTGGGACACAGTCGCTTCGTCACCCGTTCCAAGGCACAACGCCTCTTCCCGACCTTGCGCCTCGGAAAGGCCAAAGGGGCGGTCCTCTACTACGACGGGCAGTTCAACGATGCGCGCATGGCCGTCACCCTCGCCCGCACGGCAGCCCTCCACGGCGCGACCTGCGCCAACCACGTCGAGGTCATCGACCTCGTGCGCGAGAACGGGCGCCTTTGTGGTGCCGTCTTGCGCGATGTGAACAGCGGCGAGACGTGGCAGGTACGGGCGCGGGGCATCATCAACGCCACCGGACCCTTCAGCGACGGCCTTCGCCGCATGGACGACCAGAATGCCTGCGACATCCTCAAGGTGAGTTCGGGCATCCATCTGGTCATCGACCCCGGGCACACCCCGCCCCATCTCGGCCTCATGGTCCCCCGCACCGATGACGGACGCGTCCTGTTCATGATTCCGTGGCAGGGGCATGTGGTCTTCGGCACCACCGACGAACCGGTGGACATCTCGCGCGACCCTGTGCCCACGCAGGAGGACATCGACTACCTGCTGAACTATGCCGGACGCTACCTGTCGCGCCCCCTTTCGCGCGATGACGTTCGCGCGGCGTGGTGCGGCCTGCGCCCGCTCGTGTTCGAGGCCGACAAATCGTGCACACAGGAACTTGCGCGCACCCATGTCATCGAAGTCTCGCCCGGAGGGCTGCTCACCATCACCGGCGGCAAGTGGACCAGCTACAGGCGCATGGCCGAAGACACCATCGACAGGGCGGATGCAGCCTTCGAACTGGGGCTGCAGCGGCCTTGCGTCACGCGCGACCTCAGGGTCATCGGTTCACGGGGGTTCGTGCGCGGGGCCCATGCCGAGATGGCACGCGATTTCGGTGTAGACCCTGCCCTTGCCCGCGGGCTTTTCGAACTCCATGGCGACGAGACCCCACTCATCCTCACCCTTGCCCGCGAAGAGGGGCTGATGGACCGCCTGCACCCGGCGCACAACTACATCGGGGCGCAAGTGGCCTTCGCCGTGCGCCACGAGATGGCGGTGCACCTCACCGACGTCATGGTCCGCAGACTTCCGCTGGGTCTGGTCGATGTGCAGCACACCCTTGAGGCATCTGCCCCGGCTGCGGACATCATGGCGCAGGAACTGGGCTGGGATGCAGCAACCCGCCAGCGCGAGATGGAGGCCCTTGCCGCCTACCTCGCCGCATGGCGACCCGCCCCTGACGCCGCCACGACATGA
- a CDS encoding paraquat-inducible protein A encodes MPVIACHDCDLLTQLPARAGATLLCPRCGAVLQRHRPNSIDRPVAFALSGLVLFAVTLTNPFLAMRSAGFIQEARLLTGIIELWKQDLYILGGLVLLTCIIIPAIQLTGLLYVLVPIRLGVRAPGAIHVFRAIRHLNAWAMMEVFLIGILVALVKLAKMATIIPGIAVLSLGLLTIVVTAAMTTLDPPFIWRKLDPRP; translated from the coding sequence ATGCCTGTCATCGCCTGTCATGACTGTGACCTGCTGACACAACTTCCGGCCCGGGCTGGCGCAACCCTTCTGTGCCCCCGTTGCGGCGCGGTACTGCAACGGCACAGGCCGAACAGCATCGACCGGCCCGTGGCCTTCGCCCTGAGCGGTCTGGTGCTCTTTGCCGTCACCCTCACCAACCCATTCCTGGCCATGAGGAGTGCTGGCTTCATACAAGAAGCGAGGCTGCTGACTGGCATCATCGAACTCTGGAAGCAGGATCTCTACATCCTCGGGGGGCTCGTGCTGCTCACGTGCATCATCATCCCCGCAATCCAGCTGACCGGACTCCTGTATGTCCTTGTCCCGATAAGACTGGGCGTAAGAGCCCCCGGGGCCATCCATGTCTTTCGCGCTATCCGGCACCTCAATGCATGGGCCATGATGGAGGTTTTTCTCATCGGCATCCTGGTCGCACTGGTCAAACTCGCGAAAATGGCGACCATCATCCCCGGCATCGCGGTCCTGTCACTGGGGCTGCTGACCATCGTCGTGACCGCAGCCATGACCACCCTCGACCCTCCGTTCATCTGGAGAAAGCTGGACCCGCGTCCATGA